The Agelaius phoeniceus isolate bAgePho1 chromosome 6 unlocalized genomic scaffold, bAgePho1.hap1 SUPER_6_unloc_1, whole genome shotgun sequence genome window below encodes:
- the LOC143692348 gene encoding uncharacterized protein LOC143692348: MAVRPRRAFLWRFNCDDGIPVRLQGSASREIVSRARDGAASLSSKTQRWPGEWRAQGAPGWILLMAQGTQKIFFPSSPTETFSVQSPLSARSLEKLEKSPRDIFHPEIQKDLLVLEGQEGSVNFKFGVLYAKDGQLTGQGRTLVSRSSDSALPEKIQRL; the protein is encoded by the exons atgGCGGTGCGGCCCCGACGAGCTTTTCTGTGGCGTTTCAATTGCGATGATGGCATTCCGGTTCGCCTGCAGGGTTCGGCGTCGCGGGAAATCGTTTCTAGGGCTCGAG atggagcggcatcgctgagcagtaaaacacagcgatggcccggagaatggcgagcgcaaggagcgccgggctggatccttctgatggcacag ggtactcagaaaatatttttcccttcgagtcccactgaaacattctccgtgcaatctccgttaag tgccaggagtctggagaaactggagaagagcccaagagacatttttcatcctgagatacaaaag gatttattggttcttgaagggcaagag ggatcggtgaattttaaatttggagtcctctatgctaaggatggtcagcttacag ggcagggaaggactctcgtatcccggtcgtcagactcagcgctgcccgagaagatacagagactgtaa